ACCACCGTGGTGTGCTCGTACACCTCGCTGATGCGCCCCTGCCGGGAGTAGGGAATCACCAGGTCTGCCTCCACCATCGAGGACTCGAAGAAGGCGATGATGTTCTTGCGCAGCATCGCCACGTCGTCCGGCAGGTGCGCGGAGAGCAGCAAGGCGTCCGGGTGCTTCGCGAGCAGCGCTTCCTTCGCCGCCGCGTCCAGCCGGTCCGCCTTGTTGAAGAGAAGCTTGCTCGGGACGGCGTCCGCGCCGATATCCCGGAGCACCGTGCGGGTGACCTCCAACTGCGCGGCCCACGTGGGGTCCGACGCATCCACCACATAGAGCAGCAGTGACGCTTCCAGGGCCTCGTCCAGCGTGGAGCGGAAGGACGCGACCAGGTCGTGCGGCAGCTTCTGGATGAAGCCCACCGTGTCGGAGACCAGGATGCGCGGACGGGTCTCCGGCTGCATCGCGCGCACCGTGGTGTCGAGCGTGGCGAAGAGCTGGTCCGCGACCAGCACCGTGCTGCCCGTCAACGCACGCATCAGCGAGGACTTGCCCGCGTTCGTGTAGCCCACCAATGCCACCCGCAGCAGGTCCCTTCGCGCGTAGCGGCGGTGGTCCTGGTCCTTCTGGATGGCCGCCAGGCCCTCGCGCAACTCCGCCAGCCGGTCGCGAATCTTGCGGCGGTCCAGCTCCAGCGCCGAGTCCCCCGCGCCACGCCCCTGCTGCCGCTCGCGGCCTCCGGTGGATTCGCGCAGCCGGGGGGCCAGGTAGTTGAGCCGGGCGATCTCCACCTGCATCCGCGCTTCATGGCTCTTCGCGTGCCGGTGGAAGATGTCGACAATCACGCCCGCGCGATCCAGCACCATCGCGCCGGTGGCCTTCTCCAGGTTGCGCAGCTGGCCGGGAGACAGCTCGTGGTCCACGACCACCACGGTGGGCCGGGGCTCCGCCTTGTCGTCTTCTTCCGAAGGCGGAGGCAGCAGCGCGTCCTCCGTCTCCACGCCGTCGGCCTCCTCTTCGACAACCTCGTCCTCGGAGTCGGGCTCCGTGTTGGCGGCGGCCTCCCACTTCTCGCGGGCCTTGGACGTCCGGTCGCTCGCTCCGGATGCAATCACGCCCGAGCCTCCGGTGAGGGCCGCCAGCTCCTTGAGCTTGCCCGTCCCGAGCACCGTGCCCGTGGCCAGCCGCGTCCGCTTCTGGGACACGGTCGCCACCGTGTCATACCCCAGCGTGTGCACCAGCCGGCGCAGCTCCGCGAAGTCCGCGGCGTGCTCTTCGTCCGAGACGCCCGGAAGCTGGACACCGACGAGGACGGCACGCAGACGCTCAGGGAATGTGGAAATCGCCATGCGCATGCTCGTAACACGTCGGGCCGTCCCGCGACGGGGCGAGTCCACGCCCCCCGCCCCCCTCGGGGTCCGGGCGACACCTTGCCTGGATGGAGAGGGGGGTAGGAATTCCGGGGGCGGACCTCCCGGGCAGGGTAGGCTTCCGCGTCCTCGCGCTACCCAAGGCTTCCATCCCATGACATTCGCTTCGCTCGGCCTGTCGGACGCGCTCACCCGCGCCGTGGCCGGACTCGGATACGACGAACCCACGCCGGTGCAGCGCGCGACCATCCCCGTGGTCCTGCGAGGTGGCGACGTCTGGGCTTCGGCGAAGACGGGCTCAGGGAAGACCGCCGCGTTCCTGCTGCCCATCCTGGAAGCCCTGCGGGCACGTCCCGGAGGGTCGGTCCGACCGGTGCGGGCCTTCATCCTGGTGCCCACGCGGGAACTCGCCGCGCAGATCGTCGATTCAATCCAGCGGTACGGCCAACACCTGAAGAAGCCGCTGAAGACCTGCCTCGCGGTCGGTGGCGTCTCCGCCAACCCGCAGATGCTGGCGCTGCGGGGCGGCGCGGACATCGTCGTGGCCACGCCCGGCCGCGCGCTGGACCTGGTGCATCAAAACGCGCTCCGGCTGGACCAGGTGGAGACGCTGGTGCTCGACGAGGCCGACCGGCTGTTCTCGTTGGGCTTCGCCGATGAGCTCAACAGCCTGCTGGCGCTGCTGCCCACGCGCCGCCAGAACCTGTTGTTTTCCGCCACCTTCCCGCCCGCGGTGCGGAAGTTCGCGGAGCAGTTGCTGCACGAGCCCACGCGCATCGACGTCGATGACGGGGAGCTGCCCTCGACGGAGTTCATCCTCCAGCGAGCCCTCCAGGTGGATGTGCCCCGGCGCACGATGCTGCTGCGGCACCTGTTGGAAACACATGCGTGGAGCCATGTGCTCACGTTCGTGGCCAGTCGCTACACGGCGGACCATGTCGCCCTGAAGCTGAACCGCGCCGGCATCGTCGCGACGTCATTGCATGGGGAACTCAGCCAGGGCGCGCGCACGCGGGCGCTCGCGGACTTCAAGGCGAAGCGCGTGCGCGTGCTCGTGGCCACGGACGTCGCCGCTCGCGGCCTGGACATCGCGCAGCTGCCGGCGGTCGTGAACTACGACCTGCCCCGTTCGACCGCGGACTACGTGCATCGCATCGGCCGCACGGGGCGCGCGGGCGACAAGGGCGTGGCGATCAGCTTCGTCAGCGCGGGCACCGAAGCCCACTTCCGACTCATCGAGAAACGCCACCAGCTCGACCTCCCGCGCGAGCAGGTGCCGGGCTTCGAGCCGACGGAAGAGGTCTCGACGACCACGCCGCCCCGGGATCCAAACGGCGGAGTGAAGGGTCGGCGCAAGAGCAAGAAGGACAAGCTGCGCGAAGCCGCCGCTGCCGCCGCCACTCGCCCTCCGAAGCAAGGGCCGTAGCGGCTCCTGCTCCCGCGTGTCCAGCAAGGCCACGTGCGATTTCGCGGCCGTCAATGAGGATGCCACCCTTCCCTCCCCGGGCGCTCCCGCTGGAACGCACGCGTCGCATGAACGGAAAGCCGAGGAGGGCTCAGAAACCCGAGGGCGAAGCCGGTAGCGTGTCCGGAATCCCGCGAGGCCCCTGCCCCGTGGCCTGGACCGGAGGAACGCCCCGTGCGTCGTGATGTCGCCGTGCTGCTGGAGAACGCCCCGCCGCGGCGCCGGGCCCTGTCAGAAGCGGCGTTCGTGTTCCTCGCCGTCCTCGGGCCCTCGTCGGCGGGCCCCGCGGGTCGGGTCGTCCTGGCCGTGCTCGCGGTCGCGCTGCTCGCCTGGGGACTGGCCCTGCTGCGCCCCTGGGAGGCCACGCGCGCAGGCGCCTGGCTGGGCGTCCTGGGGCTCCTGGTGGCGCTGGGCGGCACGGGCGCGGGCGCCTGGGTCGCCACCGCGGCGGAGCAGGAGAAGGGCATCTCCCTGTCCATGGCGCCCCTGTGCATCCGCGCA
This region of Myxococcus xanthus genomic DNA includes:
- a CDS encoding DEAD/DEAH box helicase codes for the protein MTFASLGLSDALTRAVAGLGYDEPTPVQRATIPVVLRGGDVWASAKTGSGKTAAFLLPILEALRARPGGSVRPVRAFILVPTRELAAQIVDSIQRYGQHLKKPLKTCLAVGGVSANPQMLALRGGADIVVATPGRALDLVHQNALRLDQVETLVLDEADRLFSLGFADELNSLLALLPTRRQNLLFSATFPPAVRKFAEQLLHEPTRIDVDDGELPSTEFILQRALQVDVPRRTMLLRHLLETHAWSHVLTFVASRYTADHVALKLNRAGIVATSLHGELSQGARTRALADFKAKRVRVLVATDVAARGLDIAQLPAVVNYDLPRSTADYVHRIGRTGRAGDKGVAISFVSAGTEAHFRLIEKRHQLDLPREQVPGFEPTEEVSTTTPPRDPNGGVKGRRKSKKDKLREAAAAAATRPPKQGP
- the hflX gene encoding GTPase HflX, coding for MRMAISTFPERLRAVLVGVQLPGVSDEEHAADFAELRRLVHTLGYDTVATVSQKRTRLATGTVLGTGKLKELAALTGGSGVIASGASDRTSKAREKWEAAANTEPDSEDEVVEEEADGVETEDALLPPPSEEDDKAEPRPTVVVVDHELSPGQLRNLEKATGAMVLDRAGVIVDIFHRHAKSHEARMQVEIARLNYLAPRLRESTGGRERQQGRGAGDSALELDRRKIRDRLAELREGLAAIQKDQDHRRYARRDLLRVALVGYTNAGKSSLMRALTGSTVLVADQLFATLDTTVRAMQPETRPRILVSDTVGFIQKLPHDLVASFRSTLDEALEASLLLYVVDASDPTWAAQLEVTRTVLRDIGADAVPSKLLFNKADRLDAAAKEALLAKHPDALLLSAHLPDDVAMLRKNIIAFFESSMVEADLVIPYSRQGRISEVYEHTTVVSQAYDESGSRLRVRGLPGAIAKLTQSFQE